The proteins below are encoded in one region of Xenopus laevis strain J_2021 chromosome 8L, Xenopus_laevis_v10.1, whole genome shotgun sequence:
- the LOC108699021 gene encoding vomeronasal type-2 receptor 26, with the protein MNRKYKSNSIKLDSSFFSKKHLNVRSSLQYYRHFLAAIFAIEEINRNLNILPNVTLGFHIHDSWANERKAISSIFSILTGSSDYVPNYKCTQNRIPSAFIGHLLSSVSNVMYQITSIYGFPQVSYGALDPAFSDRIRFPLFYRTVTSETAQYKVIIQLIKAFNWNWVGMIFSDDESHQKASEDMKNEIINNGICVEFFVRIGETDPKSYGFALETLRQSNASVVIVYSRTVVFLMFVLFFKNSTNVVWLMLSPLSTTSEKLFNYEHNGSFVVPFHQGNIPGLRDFLYKTNPSRFPKDPFTTAVWLKVFGCYEPALKPSFESYRVCNANDTLEQYGFYEGYFRSTYYMYIAVYAVAHALHAMYTDKTSGGNILHSDKTANYHMQTQLNNHLKKIHFRTESGDDIFFNDKGEGLVHFDIINVNVFCNGTVTTRHVGTFNSSQSPGLTIDKETILWAPNFNGLDVGVELNYGLCALLNLSYLNAQIPVSNCSASCLPGYRKAFVKGKQICCYECVQCSEGEISPLPDMENCMICSEDQWSNESRDKCIMRTIDFLSYIQPLGVALTTTVLVLSFCSAAVFCIFLKYKKSPIVKANNQELSYILLLFLILSFLCSLLFIGRPTKGACLLRQISFGIIFAICISSILGKTITVIIAFNATRPGSRLRNYVGTRVPKYILLLCTLPVIFICVLWTVISPPFPDYDTHSETGKIILQCNEGSSCAFYIMVGYIALLAFVSFFVAYLARKLPDIYNEAQYITFSMLLFCSVWISFILAYVSTKGKYLAAVEIFAILVSSAGLLCLIFIPKCYIIFFKHPQHPEELLLSLALLLLVLASAELLQEVLPAWEHLQVMVVVLPLYHPQPDPLGAIQLAMKDFHNASFQYKYNPTLALVEDFEDSVIYMMKMQQDLCNMFGFWYHLAKLT; encoded by the exons ATCATCCCTTCAGTATTATCGTCACTTTCTTGCTGCAATTTTTGCTATTGAGGAAATCAACAGAAACCTGAACATTCTGCCTAATGTGACCTTGGGATTTCATATCCATGATTCCTGGGCCAATGAGAGAAAAGCCATTAGCAGTATATTTAGTATTCTGACAGGGAGCAGTGATTATGTACCTAACTACAAGTGCACCCAGAACAGGATTCCCAGTGCATTCATAGGGCATCTATTGTCTTCAGTATCAAATGTCATGTATCAGATTACCAGCATCTATGGATTTCCCCAG GTAAGTTACGGAGCTTTGGATCCTGCATTCAGTGACAGAATCCGCTTTCCATTATTCTATCGAACAGTGACAAGTGAAACTGCCCAGTACAAAGTAATCATCCAGCTCATCAAGGCTTTTAATTGGAACTGGGTTGGGATGATATTCTCTGATGATGAGAGTCACCAGAAAGCCAGTGAAGACATGAAAAATGAGATCATTAATAATGGAATCTGTGTTGAGTTTTTTGTTCGGATTGGTGAAACTGACCCTAAAAGTTATGGTTTTGCTTTGGAAACCTTAAGGCAGTCAAATGCCAGTGTTGTCATAGTTTATAGCAGAACAGTTGTGTTTctgatgtttgttttattttttaaaaactcaacgaATGTGGTGTGGCTGATGCTCTCTCCTTTGTCAACAACGTCAGAGAAACTATTTAATTATGAGCATAATGGATCCTTTGTTGTACCCTTTCATCAAGGAAACATACCAGGTCTGAGAGATTTTCTTTACAAGACGAATCCTTCAAGATTTCCTAAAGATCCATTTACTACTGCAGTATGGTTAAAGgtgtttggttgctatgagccAGCTCTTAAGCCATCATTCGAATCCTATCGTGTATGCAATGCTAATGATACACTAGAGCAATATGGATTTTATGAAGGCTATTTTAGATCAACATACTATATGTACATTGCTGTATATGCTGTGGCCCATGCACTTCATGCTATGTATACTGATAAAACCAGTGGTGGAAATATCTTGCATTCTGATAAAACTGCAAACTACCATATGCAAACACAG ttaaaCAACCACCTCAAGAAAATCCATTTCAGAACAGAGTCTGGGGATGACATTTTCTTTAATGACAAAGGAGAAGGTCTGGTGCATTTTGATATAATAAACGTGAATGTTTTCTGTAATGGAACAGTGACTACAAGACATGTCGGGACCTTCAATTCATCTCAGTCTCCAGGACTTACCATTGACAAAGAGACCATCCTTTGGGCACCTAATTTTAATGGG TTGGACGTGGGGGTGGAACTTAATTATGGTCTCTGTGCTCTTTTAAATCTTTCCTATTTGAATGCACAGATCCCTGTCTCAAATTGCAGTGCCAGCTGTCTCCCTGGTTACAGGAAAGCTTTTGTGAAAGGAAAACAAATTTGCTGCTATGAGTGTGTTCAGTGCTCGGAAGGAGAAATATCCCCATTGCCAG ATATGGAGAATTGCATGATATGTTCTGAAGACCAATGGTCCAATGAGAGTAGAGATAAATGTATAATGAGAACCATTGACTTCCTTTCTTATATTCAACCCCTTGGTGTGGCTCTAACCACCACTGTTTTGGTTCTGTCTTTTTGCTCAGCTGCAGTTTTTTGCATCTTTCTGAAATACAAGAAAAGTCCCATTGTGAAAGCCAATAATCAGGAGCTCAGTTACATTCTTCTTCTTTTCCTCATACTATCTTTTCTTTGTTCTTTACTATTTATTGGAAGGCCAACAAAAGGGGCCTGTTTGTTGAGACAAATTTCATTTGGTATCATATTTGCTATTTGTATTTCTTCTATTTTGGGGAAAACCATTACTGTTATTATTGCCTTCAATGCCACTAGACCTGGAAGCAGACTCAGAAACTATGTTGGTACCAGGGTCCCTAAATATATTCTTCTACTATGTACACTTCCTGTGATTTTCATCTGTGTCCTTTGGACTGTAATTTCTCCTCCATTCCCTGACTATGACACTCACTCTGAAACAGGAAAGATCATTTTGCAGTGCAATGAAGGATCATCTTGTGCATTTTACATAATGGTTGGTTACATTGCCTTGTTGGCTTTTGTTAGTTTCTTTGTTGCTTATCTTGCCCGTAAATTACCAGACATATATAATGAAGCACAATATATAACTTTCAGCATGTTACTGTTCTGCAGTGTGTGGATCTCCTTCATCCTGGCCTAtgtgagcaccaaaggcaaatatttagcagcagtggagatatttgccatccTTGTTTCTAGTGCAGGACTTCTTTGTCTTATATTCATACCTAAGTGCTATATTATCTTTTTTAAACACCCA CAACATCCCGAGGAGCTGCTGCTGTCACTGGCTCTCCTTCTGCTGGTTCTGGCATCTGCAGAGCTTCTTCAGGAGGTTCTGCCAGCTTGGGAACATCTGCAGGTGATGGTGGTGGTGCTGCCACTGTACCATCCGCAGCCGGATCCACTTGGAGCTATTCAACTGGCAATGAAAGATTTTCATAATGCAAGCTTTCAATACAAGTATAACCCAACTCTAGCATTAGTTGAAGACTTTGAAGACAGTGTTATTTATATGATGAAGATGCAGCAGGACTTGTGTAATATGTTTGGATTCTGGTACCACTTGGCTAAGCTCACTTAA